From a region of the Blastopirellula marina genome:
- the coaD gene encoding pantetheine-phosphate adenylyltransferase, whose amino-acid sequence MTAGNRIAVYVGSFDPITLGHLNLIERSSQLVDRLIVGIGINADKKGLFSPDERVDLVQRVTAEMPNVEARTFDGLAVEFVRSVGARVMIRGIRPLTDIAGEFTMMMANRKLDSEIETIFLMADEEYGHVSSSLLKQITPLANDEQLEKFVPSSIIPDLRAKLTKKD is encoded by the coding sequence ATGACCGCTGGCAACCGCATCGCCGTTTACGTTGGATCGTTCGACCCCATCACCCTGGGGCACCTCAACCTGATCGAGCGCAGCAGCCAACTCGTCGATCGCTTGATCGTGGGTATTGGCATCAATGCCGATAAGAAAGGCCTTTTCAGCCCCGACGAACGCGTCGACCTGGTTCAGCGTGTGACGGCCGAAATGCCCAACGTCGAAGCTCGCACGTTCGACGGCCTGGCGGTCGAGTTCGTTCGCAGTGTGGGCGCGCGGGTGATGATTCGCGGTATTCGCCCTCTGACTGATATCGCCGGTGAATTCACAATGATGATGGCCAACCGCAAGCTCGATAGCGAGATCGAAACGATCTTCCTCATGGCCGATGAAGAATACGGCCACGTTTCCAGCTCGCTGCTCAAGCAGATCACCCCGCTGGCCAACGACGAACAGTTGGAAAAGTTCGTCCCCAGTTCGATCATCCCCGATCTACGGGCCAAGCTGACGAAAAAAGACTAG